The Nitrosospira lacus genome window below encodes:
- a CDS encoding MBOAT family O-acyltransferase, with product MLFNSFAFIFGYLPVVVAVYFWLGRHNPTWAAGWLALASLVFYGYWDYRYIPLLLASIGFNYWVGLCIVQAVKPARKYWLVFAVTINLLLLAYFKYANFFLHTINTFGVTDFQPLDIILPIGISFYTFTQIAFLVDTYQGKVNEYRFIHYLLFVTYFPHLIAGPVLHHKEMMPQFADRKNYYPTGENITIGLSIFVIGLAKKILIADNIAPLANPVFSPDAHPQLIEAWIGALAYTFQLYFDFSAYSDMAIGLSRLFGVRLPLNFNSPYKAANISEFWRRWHMTLSRFLRDYLYIPLGGSRIGSFNRYRNLMATMLLGGLWHGAGWTFVIWGGLHGLYLVINHVWQFIASKTEIRTGVLWAIGSRLITFLAVLVAWVFFRAPDMRTAIDILGALVGLNGISLPRGFELYASWFQDLPVVPSFNGIQWIDFGGIGIPVLLSAMLIAWFAPNTQEIFYRYDPCLEKVPLPNSTISRYIPWSPSRIWSMVFALAFVACVLHMNRITEFLYFQF from the coding sequence GTGTTATTCAACTCCTTTGCTTTCATATTTGGTTATCTGCCAGTCGTCGTTGCGGTTTACTTCTGGCTAGGCCGCCACAACCCCACGTGGGCGGCAGGATGGCTTGCTCTGGCCTCCTTAGTTTTTTACGGGTATTGGGATTACCGGTACATTCCTCTGCTTCTCGCCTCCATCGGGTTCAATTACTGGGTCGGTCTATGTATTGTTCAAGCCGTTAAGCCTGCTCGGAAGTACTGGCTTGTCTTTGCGGTGACAATCAATCTGCTCCTGCTTGCCTATTTCAAATACGCTAATTTTTTCCTTCATACAATCAATACCTTTGGCGTTACGGATTTCCAGCCACTGGATATTATTTTGCCAATTGGTATTTCATTTTATACATTTACCCAGATCGCTTTCCTTGTTGATACCTATCAGGGAAAGGTAAATGAATATCGATTTATTCATTACCTTCTATTTGTTACTTACTTTCCGCATCTTATTGCCGGACCAGTCCTGCATCACAAAGAAATGATGCCCCAATTTGCCGATAGGAAGAATTACTATCCAACAGGAGAAAACATCACTATAGGGCTATCTATTTTTGTTATTGGGTTAGCAAAAAAAATATTAATTGCGGACAATATTGCGCCCTTGGCTAATCCGGTTTTTTCTCCGGATGCTCATCCACAACTTATTGAAGCATGGATCGGTGCCCTGGCCTATACGTTCCAACTCTACTTCGATTTTTCGGCTTACTCGGATATGGCCATTGGCTTGTCCCGTTTATTTGGGGTCAGGCTTCCCCTCAACTTCAACTCACCGTACAAAGCGGCGAACATCAGTGAATTCTGGCGAAGATGGCATATGACGTTATCGCGTTTTCTTCGTGACTATTTATATATCCCACTAGGTGGAAGTCGCATTGGTTCCTTCAACCGCTATCGTAATCTGATGGCCACCATGCTATTGGGCGGACTCTGGCATGGGGCTGGATGGACTTTTGTCATCTGGGGTGGCTTGCATGGGCTTTATCTTGTTATCAACCATGTTTGGCAGTTCATCGCATCCAAAACCGAAATAAGAACAGGTGTACTCTGGGCGATAGGCAGCCGCTTAATTACGTTTCTGGCGGTATTAGTGGCGTGGGTGTTTTTCCGAGCACCAGATATGCGGACAGCCATCGATATTCTTGGCGCGCTGGTAGGGTTGAACGGTATTTCGCTACCCCGCGGTTTTGAGCTCTATGCGAGCTGGTTCCAAGACTTGCCCGTCGTCCCATCGTTCAATGGAATTCAATGGATTGATTTTGGTGGAATTGGTATACCTGTTCTATTGAGTGCCATGTTGATAGCATGGTTTGCACCCAATACGCAGGAGATCTTTTACCGATACGATCCATGCCTTGAGAAAGTACCTCTACCGAATTCGACTATTAGCAGATACATCCCCTGGTCCCCCTCAAGAATCTGGAGCATGGTATTTGCACTAGCTTTTGTTGCATGCGTCCTTCATATGAATCGCATTACGGAATTTCTATATTTTCAGTTTTGA